The Agarilytica rhodophyticola genome has a window encoding:
- a CDS encoding allantoate amidohydrolase: MFDLNGDKHIPGAARVMQRCEQLAQYSSMSTGICRTYLTQEHQQCNATTQQWMQEAGMKSWIDGAGNCWGRYASANEDASSIILGSHLDTVPNAGKYDGILGVVAAIEVVDALHRNNVQLPFHIDVVGFGDEEGTRFGTTLLGSRAVAGQWQDSWFALQDKEGMSLSQAMESFGLKPEKVSTANRSGDKVAAYLELHIEQGPILEQEDLAVGVVTSIAGARRFNFTLEGMAGHAGTVPMNMRRDAMVTAALCIAQIEDVAKNSNVVATVGKLECSPGSVNVIAGKCQFSLDIRSGKDSDRDAAVKSIFEYIEQLCHDRDINFSYQEIHNAPAVECADWLQQLTAASIADYGLKPLSMMSGAGHDAMVFSGIYPMAMLFVRCKGGISHHPAEAITEADVAVALDVFLDMIMKFEKFYCSDS, encoded by the coding sequence ATGTTTGATTTGAATGGCGATAAGCACATTCCCGGAGCTGCTAGGGTGATGCAACGTTGTGAGCAATTAGCGCAGTATAGCTCAATGAGCACAGGTATTTGCCGTACTTATCTCACACAAGAGCATCAGCAATGTAACGCCACAACTCAACAGTGGATGCAAGAAGCCGGTATGAAAAGTTGGATAGACGGTGCCGGCAACTGCTGGGGACGTTATGCTTCAGCAAATGAAGATGCCAGTTCTATTATTTTAGGTTCTCACTTAGACACTGTTCCAAATGCTGGAAAATACGACGGTATATTAGGCGTAGTCGCGGCAATAGAGGTGGTTGATGCTCTTCACAGGAATAATGTTCAATTACCTTTTCATATCGACGTTGTTGGGTTCGGTGATGAAGAGGGGACGCGTTTTGGCACTACCTTGCTAGGTAGCCGTGCAGTGGCTGGACAGTGGCAAGACTCCTGGTTTGCGCTGCAAGATAAAGAAGGGATGAGCCTCTCGCAAGCAATGGAGAGCTTTGGTCTTAAACCTGAGAAAGTCTCCACGGCTAATCGTAGTGGCGACAAAGTCGCAGCTTATCTTGAGTTACATATTGAGCAAGGCCCAATACTTGAGCAAGAAGACTTAGCTGTTGGCGTTGTTACTTCTATCGCAGGGGCTCGACGCTTTAACTTTACTCTTGAAGGTATGGCTGGGCATGCAGGCACTGTGCCTATGAATATGCGTCGAGATGCCATGGTTACTGCCGCTTTGTGTATTGCTCAAATTGAAGATGTAGCTAAGAATTCGAATGTCGTTGCTACTGTGGGTAAGTTGGAATGTTCCCCTGGCTCAGTTAATGTAATTGCTGGTAAATGTCAGTTCTCTCTGGATATTCGCAGTGGCAAGGATTCGGATCGTGATGCCGCGGTGAAGTCTATTTTTGAATATATCGAACAGCTATGCCACGATCGAGATATTAACTTTTCCTACCAAGAGATCCACAATGCACCAGCTGTGGAGTGCGCCGATTGGCTACAACAACTGACCGCTGCATCTATTGCTGACTATGGCTTAAAACCTCTTTCTATGATGAGTGGAGCAGGCCATGATGCTATGGTTTTTTCCGGTATATATCCTATGGCAATGCTATTTGTGCGATGTAAAGGTGGTATAAGTCATCATCCAGCTGAAGCTATCACCGAGGCGGATGTAGCAGTTGCTCTAGATGTATTTTTAGATATGATAATGAAATTTGAAAAATTTTATTGTTCTGATTCTTAA
- a CDS encoding adenosine deaminase, with protein MSDNSDFNAWVSGLPKAELHLHIDGSLQAHRLLALAEKNNVKLDYKTTEEVEAAYNFVDLQSFLDLYYLGASVLKDEEDFYHLMMDYLLKCREQNIVHCEIMVEPQTYFPNGVSFATVMAGFKKAIKEAEQGWGQSVLLILSLLRHLSEQEAIETLTQAEPFRDDFVAIGLASSENGNPPEKFEKLYRVAREQGYLAIAHAGEEGPADYIWSALKKLKVQRIDHGVRCVEDATLLQYLKKENIPLTVCPLSNVCLCVFDSMTEHNILELLEEGVKVTVNSDDPSYFRGFLNENYMALHEALNLTKPQALVLAKNSFEASFLTADQKAQYLQKLDVYSRG; from the coding sequence ATGAGTGACAATAGTGATTTCAATGCCTGGGTAAGTGGGCTCCCTAAAGCGGAGTTGCATTTACATATTGATGGTAGCTTACAAGCTCACCGTTTACTCGCTCTTGCTGAGAAAAATAATGTCAAGTTAGATTACAAGACTACTGAAGAGGTCGAAGCCGCATATAATTTTGTCGATTTACAAAGTTTTCTAGACCTTTATTATCTGGGCGCTTCGGTGCTAAAAGACGAAGAGGACTTCTACCACTTAATGATGGATTATCTACTTAAATGTCGGGAGCAAAATATTGTTCACTGCGAAATTATGGTAGAGCCTCAAACCTACTTTCCTAATGGTGTTAGCTTTGCCACTGTGATGGCCGGGTTTAAAAAAGCCATCAAAGAAGCCGAACAAGGTTGGGGACAATCTGTACTTTTAATTTTAAGTTTACTACGCCATTTAAGTGAGCAAGAGGCAATTGAAACACTAACGCAAGCCGAACCCTTTCGCGATGATTTTGTAGCCATTGGCTTGGCCAGCTCAGAAAATGGAAATCCACCTGAAAAATTCGAAAAGTTATATCGTGTAGCAAGAGAGCAAGGGTATCTAGCCATTGCTCATGCCGGGGAAGAGGGACCAGCAGATTATATCTGGAGTGCGTTGAAAAAACTCAAAGTGCAACGTATTGATCACGGAGTCAGATGTGTTGAGGATGCAACGCTCTTACAATACCTTAAAAAGGAAAATATCCCTCTAACTGTCTGTCCACTATCCAATGTTTGTTTATGTGTTTTTGACTCGATGACAGAGCATAATATTCTTGAATTACTGGAGGAGGGGGTAAAAGTTACTGTAAATTCTGATGATCCTAGCTATTTTCGAGGTTTCCTCAACGAAAATTATATGGCGCTACATGAAGCCTTAAACTTAACGAAACCCCAAGCTTTAGTACTAGCTAAAAATAGCTTTGAAGCGAGTTTTTTGACAGCGGATCAAAAGGCGCAATACCTGCAAAAACTCGATGTTTATAGCCGAGGTTGA